One genomic segment of Deltaproteobacteria bacterium includes these proteins:
- a CDS encoding M20 family peptidase, with protein MPLLPDILDLTQSLIRIPSAHSRPSEIMRCADFIMNWCALNGLHAHKIIQNDTPSILVLPDEPVRLLLMTHFDVVEAPEELFTPRLDGDRLFGRGALDDKYAVALSLIIFRNRLQALAATGKTQSDMALGLLMTGDEETGGENGAGHALKMIRADHALALDGGSPERIVIREKGVIDIRLTATGTAAHGARPWLGRNAIDIILDDCARLRALFPNHDDHDVDHWHRTINLGRIQGGASINQVPGTAQAWFNIRYTENDDPQALVAAMADRVSSTLDVLSVIPVFAAPPSTLTDSLLRLSPGTVLTKEHGASDARYLMDHGIHGAIWGAQGFGSAHGTEECVSIPSIGHIARVIDALAHEVEQP; from the coding sequence ATGCCCCTACTTCCGGACATCCTCGATCTTACCCAAAGCCTGATCCGTATCCCGTCCGCGCACTCCAGGCCATCCGAAATCATGCGTTGCGCGGATTTCATCATGAATTGGTGCGCGCTAAACGGTCTGCACGCCCATAAAATCATCCAAAACGACACCCCGTCGATTTTGGTGCTGCCCGACGAACCAGTCCGTCTGCTGCTCATGACCCATTTTGACGTGGTCGAGGCGCCGGAAGAGCTCTTCACGCCACGCCTGGATGGAGACCGGCTTTTCGGACGGGGAGCCCTCGACGACAAATACGCGGTGGCTCTTTCCCTGATTATTTTCCGAAACCGACTACAGGCGCTCGCGGCCACCGGAAAAACCCAGAGCGACATGGCCCTGGGGCTTCTTATGACCGGAGACGAGGAAACTGGCGGGGAAAATGGAGCCGGGCACGCCCTGAAAATGATCCGGGCCGATCATGCCCTGGCCCTGGATGGAGGAAGCCCGGAGCGTATCGTCATCCGGGAAAAAGGCGTGATCGATATCCGTCTGACGGCCACGGGCACGGCCGCGCACGGAGCCAGGCCATGGTTGGGCCGTAACGCCATCGACATCATCCTGGACGACTGTGCCCGTCTGCGCGCCCTGTTCCCGAATCATGACGATCATGACGTGGACCACTGGCACCGGACGATCAACCTTGGACGCATCCAGGGAGGCGCGTCGATCAACCAGGTACCGGGCACGGCCCAGGCCTGGTTCAACATCCGCTATACAGAAAACGATGATCCCCAGGCCCTTGTCGCGGCCATGGCCGACCGGGTTTCCAGCACCCTGGACGTTTTGAGCGTGATTCCCGTTTTCGCGGCACCGCCCTCGACCCTCACGGACAGCCTGCTCCGTCTTTCCCCAGGAACAGTTCTCACCAAGGAACACGGGGCATCCGATGCCCGCTACCTCATGGATCACGGCATTCACGGCGCCATCTGGGGCGCGCAGGGCTTTGGCTCGGCGCACGGTACCGAGGAATGCGTGTCCATCCCCTCGATCGGGCACATCGCCCGGGTCATCGATGCCCTGGCGCACGAAGTGGAACAGCCCTAG